A window of the Helianthus annuus cultivar XRQ/B chromosome 4, HanXRQr2.0-SUNRISE, whole genome shotgun sequence genome harbors these coding sequences:
- the LOC118491369 gene encoding glutathione S-transferase zeta class-like has protein sequence MIQYLEEKYPQHPLLPRDLAKKAINYQAANIVASSIQPLLALPVMNYIGENVGEDAKIQLVYKNVVKGFAGKSLLDFLSSH, from the exons ATGATACAGTACCTTGAAGAGAAGTACCCTCAGCATCCTTTGTTACCTCGTGACCTTGCCAAAAAGGCAATAAATTATCAG GCTGCAAATATTGTTGCTTCGAGCATACAACCTCTTCTAGCATTACCTGTTATG AACTATATTGGAGAAAATGTTGGTGAAGATGCAAAAATTCAATTGGTTTATAAGAATGTTGTAAAAGGCTTTGCTGGTAAGTCGTTACTTGACTTTCTTTCCAGCCATTGA